In Meiothermus ruber DSM 1279, the following proteins share a genomic window:
- a CDS encoding DegT/DnrJ/EryC1/StrS family aminotransferase has translation MLKEPFIAVPFAPWPYFAPDEIEAATKVLQSGKVNYWTGQEGRLFEREFADYVGTKHAIALHNGTVALELALYAMGVGEGDEVITTPRTFIASASAAVMRGARPVFADVDPESGLITAETIERAITPRTKAIIVVHLAGWPADMDAIMALAHKHNLWVIEDCAQAHGARYKGRSVGSIGHAGAWSFCQDKILTTGGEGGMLTLNDDELWSKAWSFKDHGKSYDAVYNRQHPPGFRWLHEDFGTNWRMLEVQSAIGRVILRKLDGWVEQRRANAHYLSERFRQIPALRVPEVPAHLHHAYYKYYVYVRPERLKPGWSRDRIMQAVSELGIPCMSGSCSEIYLEKAFTRRGWQPAERLPVARELGETSLMFLVHPTLGQAQMQATADAVERVMEQASI, from the coding sequence ATGCTAAAAGAACCCTTCATTGCAGTGCCTTTTGCGCCATGGCCCTACTTTGCGCCAGACGAGATCGAAGCCGCTACAAAGGTGCTCCAGTCTGGAAAGGTGAACTACTGGACGGGCCAGGAGGGCCGCCTGTTTGAACGTGAATTTGCCGACTACGTCGGAACCAAACACGCCATTGCCCTGCACAACGGCACGGTGGCGCTCGAGCTGGCCCTCTACGCCATGGGGGTAGGAGAGGGTGACGAGGTCATTACCACCCCCCGCACCTTCATCGCCTCGGCCAGCGCGGCGGTGATGCGCGGGGCAAGGCCTGTTTTTGCTGATGTAGACCCCGAGAGCGGCCTGATTACCGCCGAGACCATTGAGCGGGCCATCACCCCCCGCACCAAGGCCATCATCGTGGTGCACCTGGCAGGCTGGCCAGCGGATATGGATGCCATCATGGCCCTGGCCCACAAGCACAACCTCTGGGTCATCGAAGACTGCGCCCAGGCCCATGGGGCCCGGTACAAGGGCCGGAGCGTGGGCTCGATTGGTCATGCCGGGGCCTGGTCGTTTTGCCAAGACAAAATCCTGACCACCGGCGGCGAAGGGGGGATGCTCACCCTCAACGACGACGAACTCTGGAGCAAAGCCTGGAGCTTCAAAGACCACGGCAAGAGCTACGACGCGGTCTACAACCGCCAGCACCCCCCCGGTTTCCGCTGGCTGCACGAAGACTTCGGCACCAACTGGCGGATGCTCGAGGTGCAGTCGGCTATTGGCCGGGTGATTTTGCGCAAGCTGGATGGCTGGGTCGAGCAGCGCCGGGCCAACGCCCACTACCTGAGCGAACGCTTCCGCCAAATTCCGGCCCTGCGGGTGCCCGAGGTGCCCGCCCACCTGCACCACGCCTACTACAAGTACTACGTGTATGTGCGCCCCGAGCGGCTCAAGCCGGGCTGGAGCCGCGACCGCATTATGCAGGCGGTGAGTGAGCTGGGCATTCCCTGCATGAGCGGGAGTTGCAGTGAGATCTACCTCGAAAAAGCCTTCACCCGGCGGGGCTGGCAGCCAGCCGAGCGGTTGCCGGTGGCCAGGGAACTGGGCGAAACCTCGCTGATGTTCCTGGTGCACCCCACCCTGGGCCAGGCCCAGATGCAAGCCACCGCCGATGCGGTTGAACGGGTGATGGAACAAGCCTCGATCTGA
- a CDS encoding NAD-dependent epimerase/dehydratase family protein — translation MVYLRELRFTADVILRVLADQLMVAGSFAVAMVIHLLWAYRGAADAVLLGAYAQIYAKNVGILMLIAFVVFAASGFYSRGRAYQSRYKMLVVAQAVLLAYLIFGFAVFMLPLVDPPRSVLFASGFLTLGLTLASRAWVHYWDSVEARRKAKASPIPSLIADERIVLVIGGAGYIGSGLLPRLLERGYRVRLLDLLLFGKEPIAHVLHHPNLEIIQADFRQVDKVVEAMRGVDTVVHLGGLVGDPACALDENLTIEINLVATRTIAEIAKGMRVRRFIFASTCSVYGASDLVLDERSNLNPVSLYARSKIASEQVLRQLQSDDFSVVILRFGTIYGLSGRTRFDLVVNLLTAKAVVDKKITVFGGDQWRPFVHVDDAAHAVMLAVEAPKERVHNETFNVGSNEGNMTLGMVGELVKKLVPDAELIDSGRDGDRRNYRVDFSKIRNRLGFEPQWTVEQGIQQVIEALKSGKVRDYRSAMYSNVKYLTEGATSDAVKQYYLGWEKSLIQQTYEAKEEQGSATVPQA, via the coding sequence ATGGTCTATTTGAGGGAATTGCGTTTCACCGCCGATGTGATTTTGCGGGTACTGGCCGACCAGCTCATGGTAGCTGGCAGCTTTGCCGTTGCCATGGTGATTCACCTGCTGTGGGCCTACCGCGGCGCTGCCGACGCGGTCTTGCTGGGGGCTTATGCCCAGATTTATGCCAAAAACGTGGGCATCCTGATGCTCATTGCCTTTGTGGTATTTGCGGCCAGCGGTTTTTATAGCCGCGGCCGGGCCTACCAGAGCCGCTACAAGATGCTGGTGGTGGCCCAGGCAGTATTGCTGGCCTACCTCATCTTTGGTTTTGCAGTCTTTATGCTGCCGCTGGTAGACCCTCCGCGCTCGGTGCTGTTTGCCAGCGGATTCCTGACCCTTGGCCTGACCCTGGCCTCGAGGGCCTGGGTGCACTACTGGGATAGCGTCGAGGCCCGGCGTAAAGCCAAAGCCAGCCCCATCCCATCTCTTATCGCCGACGAGCGCATCGTGCTGGTGATCGGTGGGGCGGGATACATCGGTTCGGGGTTGCTGCCGCGGTTGCTCGAGCGCGGCTACCGGGTGCGCCTACTCGACCTGCTCCTGTTCGGCAAGGAGCCCATTGCCCACGTGCTGCACCACCCCAACCTGGAGATCATCCAGGCCGATTTCCGCCAGGTGGACAAGGTGGTGGAGGCCATGCGCGGGGTGGACACGGTGGTGCATCTGGGAGGGTTGGTGGGCGACCCAGCCTGCGCCCTGGACGAAAACCTCACCATCGAAATTAACCTGGTGGCCACCCGCACCATTGCCGAGATCGCCAAGGGTATGCGCGTGCGTCGCTTCATCTTCGCCAGCACCTGCTCGGTGTATGGGGCCAGCGACTTAGTGCTGGATGAGCGCAGCAACCTCAACCCGGTCTCGCTCTACGCCCGCAGCAAAATTGCCTCTGAGCAGGTACTGCGTCAGCTTCAGAGCGACGACTTCTCGGTGGTGATCCTGCGCTTTGGCACCATCTACGGTCTGTCGGGCCGCACCCGCTTCGACCTGGTGGTCAACCTGCTCACGGCCAAGGCGGTGGTAGACAAGAAAATCACCGTGTTTGGGGGTGACCAGTGGCGGCCTTTTGTGCACGTAGACGATGCCGCCCATGCGGTGATGCTGGCCGTAGAAGCCCCCAAGGAGCGGGTGCACAACGAAACCTTTAATGTGGGCAGCAACGAGGGCAACATGACCCTGGGCATGGTGGGTGAGCTGGTCAAGAAGCTGGTGCCCGATGCCGAGCTGATCGACTCGGGCCGCGATGGTGATCGGCGCAACTACCGTGTAGACTTCTCCAAAATTCGCAACCGGCTGGGTTTCGAGCCGCAGTGGACGGTGGAGCAGGGCATCCAGCAGGTCATTGAGGCCCTGAAGAGCGGCAAGGTGCGCGACTACCGGTCGGCCATGTACTCCAACGTTAAATACCTGACCGAAGGGGCTACCTCCGATGCCGTTAAGCAGTATTACCTGGGCTGGGAGAAGTCCCTGATTCAGCAGACCTACGAGGCGAAAGAAGAACAGGGGTCGGCCACCGTGCCCCAGGCTTAG